In a genomic window of Procambarus clarkii isolate CNS0578487 chromosome 10, FALCON_Pclarkii_2.0, whole genome shotgun sequence:
- the LOC123746210 gene encoding small integral membrane protein 8, which translates to MGNTTSMQKGLNSTPTSSSSPASGDGIKSIPTTGVFKAVNFELYVKPNLAVMTFGVVAILCSTAYLAYMKSQQHESKTYIAVAEDGTKHVFHKKSRWE; encoded by the exons ATGGGGAACACCACTAGTATGCAGAAGGGTTTAAACTCGACACCAACAAGTTCATCTAGCCCTGCAAGTGGAGATGGCATCAAGTCTATTCCTACAACAGGTGTTTTCAAAGCTGTTAACTTTGAGCTGTATGTTAAACCT AACTTGGCAGTAATGACCTTTGGTGTGGTAGCAATTCTATGCAGCACTGCATATTTAGCATATATGAAGTCTCAACAACACGAGTCCAAGACATACATTGCAGTAGCAGAGGATGGTACAAAACATGTTTTCCACAAAAAATCTAGATGGGAGTAA